A single window of Nocardia sp. NBC_01327 DNA harbors:
- the argC gene encoding N-acetyl-gamma-glutamyl-phosphate reductase, translated as MADTSSGPTLRVAVAGASGYAGGEVLRLLLGHPAYRSGRLELGALTAGSNAGSLLGALQPHLLPLADRVLGPTTVEELAGHDIVFLGLPHGQSAAIAQALPESTVIIDCGADFRLTDGAAWERYYGTPYAGSWPYGLPELPGAREQLRGATRIAVPGCYPTVSSLALAPAIAAGIIEPNVNVVAVSGTSGAGRKLDVGLLGSEVMGSLRAYSIAGAHRHTPEIAQNLKAAAGGIDVAVSFTPVLAPLPRGILATCTAPTRVDAAAARAVYEKAYADEPFVHLLPEGVLPQTGSVLGSNAVTLQVAVDEAAGLLVVIGAIDNLAKGTAGAAVQSLNLALGFDETAGLSTVGVAP; from the coding sequence ATGGCGGATACCTCTAGTGGACCCACGCTGCGGGTCGCGGTCGCTGGTGCGAGCGGGTACGCGGGCGGCGAAGTCCTGCGACTGCTGCTCGGACACCCAGCCTATCGAAGCGGGCGTCTCGAGTTGGGGGCGCTGACCGCCGGATCCAATGCGGGCAGCCTGCTCGGGGCGTTGCAACCGCATCTGCTGCCGCTGGCCGATCGGGTCCTCGGCCCGACCACCGTGGAGGAGCTGGCCGGGCACGACATCGTGTTCCTGGGCCTGCCGCACGGGCAGTCCGCGGCCATTGCCCAGGCGCTGCCGGAATCGACCGTCATCATCGACTGCGGTGCCGATTTCCGGCTCACCGACGGTGCGGCCTGGGAGAGGTACTACGGCACCCCGTATGCGGGCAGCTGGCCGTACGGTCTGCCGGAACTGCCGGGTGCGCGGGAGCAATTGCGCGGCGCGACCCGGATCGCGGTGCCGGGCTGCTACCCGACGGTGTCGAGTCTCGCGCTGGCCCCGGCCATTGCCGCGGGCATTATCGAGCCGAATGTGAATGTTGTTGCCGTGAGCGGCACTTCGGGCGCGGGCCGCAAACTCGATGTGGGCCTGCTGGGTTCGGAGGTCATGGGCTCGCTGCGTGCCTACAGCATCGCGGGCGCGCACCGGCACACTCCCGAGATCGCCCAGAACCTGAAGGCCGCCGCAGGCGGTATCGACGTCGCCGTGTCCTTCACCCCGGTGCTGGCTCCGCTGCCGCGCGGCATTCTCGCCACCTGCACCGCTCCGACGCGCGTGGATGCCGCCGCGGCCCGCGCCGTCTACGAAAAAGCGTATGCCGATGAGCCCTTCGTGCACCTGCTGCCCGAAGGCGTACTGCCGCAGACCGGTTCGGTCCTGGGATCCAATGCCGTCACCCTGCAGGTGGCCGTGGACGAGGCCGCCGGACTGCTGGTGGTGATCGGCGCCATCGACAATCTGGCCAAGGGCACCGCGGGCGCGGCTGTCCAATCCCTGAATCTGGCTCTCGGATTCGACGAGACCGCAGGACTTTCCACCGTAGGAGTGGCACCGTGA
- a CDS encoding GntP family permease — protein MGATVDWLRTTTPGLLVLCGLSIAVLLFAIIRIKLEPFIALLLTSLGLALAAGLPVSKIVGTPMKSGDSLLETGFGGILGHIAVIIGLGTVLGAILERSGGADVLTDRLLRAFGEKGAPVAMGLLGLIFGIPLFFDIGIFVLAPLVYVAAKRGGGSLVRYAMPMVAGLSMTHAFLPPHPGPVSLGGLLGVSLGWLILMGFVCGIPGFIAAGIVWGSWIGNRVKVEVPAEFLVAEPAGDGPGTTTATAVRPPPSVALIGGIIGIPLVLVLGATFGSQLLQANSQPLEVLTFLGTPAVALLIAVLTAFYVLGLRRGQTVQELSTLTAESLRPVGMLLLVVGAGAFFGKVISATGIGTALAQTMSAAGLPVIVLAYIISCGLRIAQGSATVAIVTTGGIVAPLVVGHDYSQMALALIAMSIAAGSIVLSHVNDGGFWIISKFFNLTVKQTLQTWTVLETVLSVVSFAVAAVLFAFVA, from the coding sequence ATGGGCGCCACAGTCGACTGGCTGCGCACCACCACCCCCGGACTGCTGGTGCTCTGCGGTCTGTCCATCGCGGTCCTGCTCTTCGCGATCATCCGGATCAAGCTGGAACCGTTCATCGCCCTGCTGCTCACCAGCCTGGGCCTGGCCCTCGCGGCGGGCCTGCCGGTCTCGAAGATCGTCGGCACGCCGATGAAATCCGGTGACTCCCTGCTGGAGACGGGCTTCGGCGGCATTCTCGGGCATATCGCCGTCATCATCGGGCTGGGCACGGTGCTCGGCGCGATCCTGGAACGCTCCGGCGGCGCGGACGTGCTGACCGACCGGCTGCTGCGGGCCTTCGGGGAGAAGGGCGCGCCCGTCGCCATGGGTCTGCTCGGCCTCATCTTCGGCATCCCGCTGTTCTTCGATATCGGGATCTTCGTGCTCGCGCCGCTGGTCTATGTGGCCGCCAAGCGCGGCGGCGGGTCGCTGGTGCGCTATGCCATGCCCATGGTCGCGGGTTTGTCCATGACGCATGCGTTCCTGCCGCCGCATCCGGGTCCGGTATCGCTGGGCGGTCTGCTCGGCGTCAGCCTCGGCTGGCTGATTCTCATGGGATTCGTCTGCGGCATACCCGGATTCATCGCCGCCGGCATCGTCTGGGGCAGCTGGATCGGCAATCGCGTCAAGGTCGAGGTGCCCGCGGAGTTCCTGGTGGCCGAACCGGCCGGTGACGGCCCCGGCACCACCACGGCCACGGCGGTGCGCCCGCCGCCGTCGGTGGCGCTCATCGGCGGCATTATCGGCATCCCGCTGGTCCTGGTTCTCGGCGCGACCTTCGGCAGCCAACTGCTGCAGGCGAATTCGCAGCCTCTGGAGGTGCTCACCTTCTTGGGTACGCCCGCCGTGGCCCTGCTCATCGCCGTGCTGACCGCCTTCTACGTGCTGGGTCTGCGGCGCGGGCAGACCGTGCAGGAACTGAGCACCCTCACCGCTGAATCGCTGCGCCCGGTGGGCATGCTGCTGCTGGTGGTCGGTGCGGGCGCGTTCTTCGGAAAGGTCATCTCCGCCACCGGAATCGGCACGGCCCTGGCCCAAACCATGTCCGCCGCAGGGCTTCCGGTGATCGTGCTGGCCTACATCATCAGCTGTGGCCTGCGCATCGCCCAGGGCTCGGCCACCGTGGCCATCGTCACCACCGGTGGCATCGTCGCGCCGCTGGTGGTCGGCCACGACTACTCGCAGATGGCGCTGGCGCTGATCGCCATGTCCATTGCCGCGGGCTCGATTGTGCTGAGCCACGTCAATGACGGCGGTTTCTGGATCATCTCCAAGTTCTTCAATCTGACGGTCAAGCAGACGCTGCAGACCTGGACGGTGCTCGAAACGGTGCTGTCGGTGGTGAGCTTCGCGGTGGCGGCGGTGCTGTTCGCTTTTGTGGCCTGA
- a CDS encoding bifunctional 4-hydroxy-2-oxoglutarate aldolase/2-dehydro-3-deoxy-phosphogluconate aldolase, giving the protein MDVIRADRVLTVVRAPEIPDPVALAEALAGSGIRAVELTFTTPGMLDCLRKAAEAGRGVMGAGTVLTGEQAAAAIDSGARFLVTPGLCAEVAEVATRRGIPVVMGALTPTEVMRAMDLGAAAVKIFPARTFGPGYFKDLRGPFPEAQLIPSGGVNAGNAADFLAQGAVAVTAGTDVVAPADVAAGRWADIATRAASFVRSLN; this is encoded by the coding sequence ATGGACGTCATTCGCGCCGATCGTGTACTCACCGTGGTGCGGGCGCCGGAGATTCCCGATCCGGTCGCGCTCGCCGAGGCGCTCGCCGGATCCGGAATCCGCGCCGTGGAACTGACTTTCACCACCCCGGGCATGCTGGACTGCCTGCGCAAGGCCGCCGAGGCCGGACGTGGGGTCATGGGCGCGGGCACCGTGCTCACCGGTGAGCAGGCCGCCGCCGCCATCGACAGCGGCGCGCGATTCCTGGTGACGCCCGGGCTGTGCGCGGAGGTGGCCGAGGTGGCGACGCGGCGCGGAATCCCGGTTGTCATGGGCGCTTTGACGCCCACCGAGGTCATGCGGGCCATGGATCTGGGCGCGGCGGCGGTGAAGATCTTCCCCGCCCGCACCTTCGGCCCCGGCTATTTCAAGGACCTGCGCGGGCCCTTTCCCGAAGCGCAATTGATCCCCTCCGGCGGGGTCAATGCGGGCAATGCCGCCGACTTCCTGGCACAGGGCGCGGTAGCGGTCACCGCCGGAACCGATGTGGTCGCACCCGCCGATGTCGCGGCCGGGCGCTGGGCCGACATCGCCACGCGGGCGGCATCGTTCGTTCGCTCTTTGAACTGA
- a CDS encoding N-acyl-D-amino-acid deacylase family protein, whose amino-acid sequence MADLLIRDIDIIDGTGSNRYRGDVVVDGGLITRIAAPGTVTGAARTIDEGETLALAPGFIDMHAHSDLHLLTEPGHFAKLSQGITTEVLGQDGLSYAPIDDAALAVVRRQIAGWNGNPADLDFSWRTVAEYLDRLDSARISPNAAYLVPQGTLRLMVVGSHERAATAAEIDRMRALLAQALAEGAVGMSSGLTYTPGMYAGTSELAALCEVVAEAGGFYAPHTRSYGAGALEAYAEMIELSRRTGCALHLTHATMNFGVNRGRAPEFLALVDAALADGCDISLDTYPYLPGSTTLSALLPSWAMSGGPDAALERIADLPTRLRIATDVTVHGSDGCHGVVVDWETIQISGVANRELDRCIGRTVHEIAAEWDMPPVEVFFDLLTRDQLATTILQHVGHEENVRAIMRHSRHMGGSDALLVGERPHPRAWGTFPRYLGRYSRELGVLGLEECVHHLTGRPAQRLRLRERGLIRPGYAADLVLFDPRTVADTATFDNPKQQAHGIPYVLVNGEFAIDAGTPTDVRAGRALRMNTSRKETR is encoded by the coding sequence ATGGCCGACTTACTGATTCGTGATATCGACATCATCGACGGCACCGGCTCGAACCGGTACCGGGGCGATGTGGTCGTGGACGGCGGGCTGATCACGCGAATCGCCGCGCCCGGCACAGTGACCGGCGCCGCACGCACCATCGACGAGGGTGAAACCCTGGCGCTGGCACCGGGTTTCATCGATATGCACGCGCATTCGGATCTGCACCTGCTCACCGAACCGGGGCACTTCGCCAAACTCAGCCAGGGCATCACCACCGAGGTTCTCGGACAGGACGGGCTCTCCTACGCGCCCATCGACGATGCGGCGCTGGCCGTGGTGCGTCGTCAGATCGCCGGGTGGAACGGCAATCCCGCCGATCTCGACTTTTCCTGGCGCACCGTCGCCGAATATCTGGACCGCCTGGATTCCGCGCGCATCTCACCCAATGCCGCGTACCTGGTGCCGCAGGGCACGCTGCGCCTGATGGTGGTGGGCAGTCATGAGCGCGCCGCCACCGCCGCCGAGATCGACCGGATGCGCGCACTGCTCGCGCAGGCCCTTGCCGAGGGCGCGGTCGGCATGTCCAGCGGACTCACCTACACGCCCGGAATGTATGCCGGCACTTCGGAACTCGCCGCCCTGTGCGAGGTGGTGGCCGAAGCGGGGGGCTTCTACGCGCCGCATACCCGCTCCTACGGCGCGGGCGCGCTCGAGGCCTACGCCGAGATGATCGAACTGTCCCGGCGCACCGGCTGCGCACTGCATCTCACGCACGCCACCATGAACTTCGGCGTGAATCGCGGGCGCGCACCGGAATTCCTCGCCCTGGTCGATGCGGCCCTCGCGGACGGCTGCGATATCAGCCTCGATACCTATCCGTATCTGCCCGGCTCCACCACACTGTCGGCATTGCTGCCCAGCTGGGCCATGTCCGGCGGACCCGATGCGGCGCTCGAGCGCATTGCCGATCTGCCGACCCGATTGCGCATCGCGACCGATGTCACTGTGCACGGTTCCGACGGCTGCCACGGCGTGGTGGTCGACTGGGAGACCATTCAGATCAGCGGTGTCGCGAACCGGGAACTCGATCGCTGTATCGGGCGCACCGTGCACGAGATCGCCGCCGAGTGGGATATGCCGCCGGTCGAGGTGTTCTTCGATCTGCTGACCCGAGATCAGCTGGCCACCACCATCCTTCAGCATGTCGGGCACGAGGAGAACGTGCGCGCCATCATGCGGCACTCGCGGCATATGGGCGGCAGTGACGCACTGCTGGTGGGGGAGCGGCCGCATCCGCGCGCCTGGGGCACCTTCCCCCGCTACCTGGGCCGCTACTCGCGCGAGCTCGGCGTGCTCGGGCTCGAGGAGTGCGTGCACCACCTCACCGGCCGTCCCGCACAGCGGCTCCGGCTGCGCGAGCGCGGACTGATCCGGCCGGGCTACGCCGCCGATCTGGTGTTGTTCGACCCGCGCACGGTGGCCGATACCGCCACCTTCGACAACCCCAAGCAGCAGGCGCACGGCATTCCCTACGTCCTCGTCAATGGTGAATTCGCCATTGACGCAGGCACACCCACCGATGTGCGGGCCGGTCGCGCCCTGCGCATGAATACGTCTCGGAAGGAGACCCGTTGA
- a CDS encoding amino acid deaminase: protein MALDNGVVTALGGERLGPQHKSLPPAAWGLSVREYLATAPHLDDLQTPVLTVDRAAVDSNLAVMAAWSRQAGVRLSPHGKTTMSPQLWREQLEAGAWGITLATVWQVQVGRSFGLDRIMLANALVDPIGLRWVADELANDPDFEFYCWADGLSTVREMERILESAPEGVRVPVLVELGGPHGRTGARTLSEAYEVAEAIHDSARLVLAGVGGYEGALAHDRTPEGLAAVRHYLDELGILHQELASQGRYEGRAILTAGGSAYPDLVVERLAGLADEDGAHGVPATVVLRSGAYLIHDDGFYSGISPLTAGGVALTGADRPLRAGMHGWARSVSRPEPGLALLDAGKRDLPFDEGLPVPQRMAGPAVPSLPAGAVVTALNDQHTFLRLPDGAAEAVPVGSVVRLGLSHPCTAFDKWRLIPVVDDADAERPRIVDFLHTYF from the coding sequence GTGGCTCTCGACAATGGCGTCGTCACCGCCCTGGGCGGGGAGCGGCTGGGGCCGCAGCACAAATCGCTGCCGCCCGCCGCCTGGGGGCTGAGCGTGCGTGAATACCTGGCCACCGCACCGCATCTGGACGATCTGCAGACACCGGTGCTGACCGTGGACCGCGCGGCCGTCGATTCCAACCTCGCGGTCATGGCGGCGTGGTCGCGGCAGGCCGGGGTCCGGCTCTCCCCGCACGGCAAGACCACCATGTCGCCGCAGCTGTGGCGTGAGCAGCTCGAGGCCGGCGCATGGGGCATCACCCTGGCCACCGTGTGGCAGGTGCAGGTGGGCCGCTCGTTCGGACTGGACCGCATCATGCTCGCGAACGCGCTGGTCGATCCGATCGGATTGCGCTGGGTCGCCGACGAATTGGCGAATGACCCGGACTTCGAATTCTATTGCTGGGCCGATGGCCTCTCGACCGTGCGCGAGATGGAACGGATCCTCGAGTCCGCGCCCGAGGGCGTGCGGGTGCCGGTGCTGGTGGAACTCGGTGGGCCGCACGGGCGTACCGGGGCTCGCACCCTGTCCGAGGCGTACGAGGTGGCCGAGGCCATCCACGACTCCGCGCGGCTCGTGCTCGCCGGTGTCGGCGGCTACGAGGGTGCACTGGCGCACGACCGCACCCCGGAAGGGCTTGCGGCCGTGCGGCATTACCTCGACGAGCTGGGCATCCTGCATCAGGAGCTGGCGTCCCAGGGCCGCTACGAAGGTCGCGCGATCCTCACCGCCGGTGGCAGCGCCTATCCGGATCTGGTGGTGGAGCGGCTGGCCGGTCTCGCGGACGAGGATGGCGCGCACGGGGTTCCGGCCACGGTGGTGCTGCGCTCGGGCGCGTACCTGATTCACGATGACGGCTTCTACTCCGGAATCTCCCCGCTCACCGCCGGTGGTGTGGCGCTGACCGGCGCCGACCGCCCGCTGCGTGCGGGCATGCACGGCTGGGCGCGCAGCGTCTCCCGGCCGGAACCGGGGCTCGCGCTGCTCGATGCGGGCAAGCGTGATCTCCCTTTCGATGAGGGGCTGCCGGTCCCGCAGCGGATGGCGGGACCGGCGGTGCCATCGCTGCCCGCGGGCGCGGTGGTGACGGCGCTCAATGACCAGCACACCTTCCTGCGGCTGCCGGACGGCGCCGCCGAGGCGGTGCCGGTGGGTTCGGTGGTGCGACTGGGGCTTTCGCATCCGTGCACGGCCTTCGACAAGTGGCGGCTCATTCCGGTGGTCGACGACGCCGATGCCGAGCGGCCGCGCATCGTCGACTTCCTGCACACCTACTTCTGA
- a CDS encoding sugar kinase encodes MTQPTKRAVTVGEGLAVLIAQPGPLADSHTFERGAAGAEANVATVLAQLGIQTAWVSRVGDDGFGRYLVRHLGERGVDTSAVTVDPARPTGVYVKERGSGSSRADDLEAGASRMLYYRTGSAASALSPADLTAAARLLGAADVIHFTGITPALSPAATGFTEALLAQPRGQRLISFDLNYRPALWERRGESAGEILARHIRGSDVVFLGADEAEAVFGVGDAERLRALFPQPRHLIVKNDKHSVTGYIGDVRLEVPALRLDVTERIGAGDAFAGGYLAALLQGRPHEQLLRFGHLCAAAALTGTGDVAELPPLATLESRSAASTSEWAGMNYARPQPIPENVPS; translated from the coding sequence GTGACCCAGCCGACTAAGCGCGCGGTCACCGTCGGCGAGGGACTCGCCGTACTGATCGCGCAGCCGGGCCCGCTGGCGGACTCGCACACCTTCGAACGCGGCGCGGCGGGCGCCGAGGCGAATGTCGCCACGGTGCTCGCACAGCTCGGCATCCAGACCGCCTGGGTCTCCCGTGTCGGCGACGACGGCTTCGGCCGCTATCTGGTGCGGCATCTCGGTGAGCGCGGCGTGGACACCTCCGCCGTGACCGTCGATCCGGCCCGGCCCACCGGCGTGTACGTGAAGGAACGCGGCAGCGGCTCCTCCCGGGCGGACGACCTGGAGGCCGGAGCCAGCCGAATGCTGTACTACCGCACCGGATCTGCCGCCAGCGCCCTGTCCCCCGCCGATCTCACCGCGGCGGCACGGCTGCTCGGCGCGGCCGATGTCATCCACTTCACCGGCATCACCCCGGCGCTCTCGCCCGCCGCCACCGGGTTCACCGAGGCCCTGCTCGCCCAGCCGCGCGGGCAGCGCCTGATCAGCTTCGACCTGAACTACCGCCCGGCGCTCTGGGAGCGGCGCGGCGAATCCGCCGGGGAGATCCTGGCCCGTCATATTCGCGGCAGTGATGTCGTCTTCCTCGGCGCGGACGAGGCCGAAGCGGTCTTCGGAGTCGGCGATGCCGAGCGGCTGCGCGCCCTCTTCCCGCAGCCCCGTCACCTGATCGTGAAGAACGATAAGCATTCGGTGACCGGATACATCGGCGATGTTCGCCTCGAGGTGCCCGCGCTGCGTCTGGACGTGACCGAGCGCATCGGCGCGGGCGACGCCTTCGCGGGCGGCTATCTGGCGGCACTGCTGCAGGGCCGCCCGCACGAGCAGCTGCTGCGCTTCGGACATCTGTGCGCCGCCGCCGCGCTCACCGGCACCGGTGACGTCGCCGAGCTGCCGCCGCTGGCCACCCTCGAATCCCGCTCCGCCGCGAGTACTTCCGAATGGGCGGGAATGAATTACGCCCGGCCGCAGCCCATCCCCGAGAATGTCCCCTCATGA
- a CDS encoding IclR family transcriptional regulator — MSQSLLRALTILTQLGEEPKSLDQLATQLGVHKSTVLRLLQTMEGERFVTHDPEHKYRLGSRLFELANRSLEGRDVRIAARPHLSALNAATGQTVHLATYESGEAIYIDKLDATHSVRMYSRIGRPAALHCTAVGKVLVAALPRASWRAIAEGIEYRPFTDRTIRTPEQYLTELELVAAQGYAEDHEEHESFINCVAVPIRDGTGAVIAALSMSVPDMLLDHDQVLGMLPQVRAAAAAVSTELGWSPSATHPDQ; from the coding sequence ATGAGCCAGAGCCTGCTGCGTGCCCTCACCATCCTCACCCAACTCGGTGAGGAGCCGAAGTCCCTGGACCAGTTGGCAACCCAGCTCGGCGTGCACAAATCGACCGTGCTGCGGCTGCTGCAGACCATGGAGGGCGAGCGCTTCGTCACCCACGATCCGGAGCATAAATATCGATTGGGCTCACGGCTTTTCGAGCTCGCCAATCGCTCGTTGGAGGGTCGCGATGTGCGGATCGCGGCGCGGCCGCACCTGAGCGCGCTCAATGCCGCCACCGGACAGACCGTGCACCTGGCCACCTACGAATCCGGCGAGGCCATCTACATCGACAAACTCGATGCCACCCACAGCGTCCGGATGTACTCGCGGATCGGGCGGCCCGCCGCACTGCACTGCACCGCGGTCGGCAAGGTGCTCGTCGCCGCGCTGCCGCGCGCCTCGTGGCGCGCGATTGCCGAGGGCATCGAGTACCGGCCGTTCACCGACCGCACCATCCGCACCCCCGAGCAGTACCTGACGGAGCTGGAACTCGTTGCGGCCCAAGGCTATGCCGAGGACCACGAGGAGCACGAGAGCTTCATCAACTGCGTGGCCGTCCCCATTCGCGACGGCACCGGCGCCGTCATCGCCGCGCTGTCGATGTCGGTGCCGGACATGCTGCTCGATCACGACCAGGTCCTCGGCATGCTGCCGCAGGTACGCGCCGCGGCCGCGGCCGTGTCCACCGAGCTCGGCTGGAGTCCGAGCGCCACACACCCCGACCAGTGA
- a CDS encoding RidA family protein — protein sequence MSEKIAVRTDKAPAPAHTFSQGVRKGPFVQVSGQGPVDPVTNEYLYPGDVAAQTIRTLENVKAIVEASGASFDDVVMLRVYLTKREDFSVMNDAYGEFVTAHTRGTVLPSRTTVFTGLPRAEMLVEIDAVAIVED from the coding sequence ATGAGCGAAAAGATCGCCGTCCGCACCGACAAGGCCCCCGCGCCCGCCCACACCTTCTCGCAGGGTGTGCGCAAGGGCCCCTTCGTCCAGGTCTCCGGGCAGGGTCCGGTCGACCCCGTCACCAATGAGTACCTGTACCCGGGTGATGTCGCGGCGCAGACGATCCGGACGCTCGAGAATGTGAAGGCGATCGTCGAGGCGAGCGGTGCGAGCTTCGACGATGTGGTGATGCTGCGCGTCTACCTCACCAAGCGTGAGGATTTCAGCGTCATGAACGACGCGTACGGCGAATTCGTCACCGCGCACACCCGCGGCACGGTGCTGCCCAGTCGCACCACCGTCTTCACGGGCCTGCCACGAGCGGAAATGCTGGTCGAAATCGACGCCGTCGCCATCGTCGAGGACTAG
- a CDS encoding LCP family protein, with translation MYDDDTEQLPVYRPTGSARRSAETPPTEPRRTRRARPNSHRRAAEAPASAQSKRLRYAGRGVMSLVTVGVMGITGVLWYGETTLDQGFTRSGAIAEEDRTLDGDINILLIGLDTRKDLNGNDLPKEILDQLHAGDGSEGGYNANSLILVHIPKDMKKISAFSIPRDDYVPVSGITGYDHAKIKESYGLKKYMVEEKLKAQGVTDKVDLERQGREAGRASIVQTVKALTGVPINRFAEVSLAGFYDLATALGGVDVCLNHAVDDSYYSGAQFPAGKQHLDGSDALAFVRQRHGLDNGDLDRTHRQQAFLTSVAKSLKDSGTLTNVGKLKALMDVAHKDVVLSDGWSLTDFITTVGRAGSPSIEFNTLPVLRYDTVDGQDVNIIDPVAIKKTVRSAFGVEQPAVAAAPRTTPTSTLDVVNATGTPGMAAKVQKSLGAKGFPTGDVSNATSSDGSSTVVYYGTGADADAQQLTDMLGGVSASPSSNVTAGHIKLVLGTDFELPETLDPAAATTGGTTTTTTSKAAAAAAAATTTDGAPDNGKPVTTTIGSDIPCVN, from the coding sequence ATGTACGACGACGACACTGAACAGCTCCCCGTTTACCGCCCCACCGGCAGTGCGCGCAGGTCAGCTGAGACGCCCCCGACCGAGCCCCGGCGCACGCGCCGCGCCCGGCCGAATTCGCATCGCCGCGCCGCGGAAGCTCCGGCCTCCGCGCAATCGAAGCGGCTGCGGTACGCCGGCCGCGGGGTCATGTCACTGGTCACCGTCGGGGTGATGGGCATCACCGGTGTCCTCTGGTACGGGGAGACCACCCTGGACCAGGGTTTCACCCGCTCCGGTGCGATCGCCGAGGAGGACCGCACCCTCGACGGCGATATCAATATCCTGCTCATCGGGCTGGATACCCGAAAGGATCTCAACGGCAACGATCTGCCGAAGGAGATCCTCGACCAGCTGCACGCCGGCGACGGCTCCGAGGGCGGCTACAACGCCAATTCCCTGATCCTCGTGCATATTCCGAAGGATATGAAGAAGATCAGCGCCTTCTCCATTCCGCGTGACGACTATGTGCCGGTGTCCGGTATCACCGGCTACGACCACGCCAAGATCAAAGAGTCGTACGGCCTGAAGAAGTACATGGTCGAGGAGAAGCTCAAGGCGCAGGGCGTCACCGACAAGGTCGATCTGGAGCGGCAGGGCCGCGAAGCCGGGCGCGCCTCCATCGTGCAGACGGTGAAGGCGCTCACCGGCGTACCCATCAACCGCTTCGCCGAGGTCTCGCTCGCCGGGTTCTACGATCTGGCGACCGCGCTCGGCGGCGTCGACGTGTGCCTCAATCACGCGGTGGACGACAGCTACTACTCCGGCGCCCAATTCCCCGCCGGCAAGCAGCATCTCGACGGCTCCGACGCCCTGGCCTTCGTGCGCCAGCGCCACGGCCTCGACAATGGCGACCTCGACCGCACGCACCGGCAGCAGGCCTTCCTGACCTCGGTCGCGAAATCGCTGAAGGATTCCGGCACGCTCACCAATGTGGGCAAGCTCAAGGCGCTCATGGATGTGGCGCACAAGGATGTGGTGCTCTCGGACGGCTGGAGCCTCACCGATTTCATCACCACCGTGGGCCGCGCCGGTTCGCCCTCGATCGAATTCAATACCCTGCCCGTGCTGCGCTACGACACCGTCGACGGCCAGGACGTCAACATCATCGATCCGGTCGCCATCAAGAAGACCGTGCGCAGCGCCTTCGGCGTCGAACAGCCGGCCGTCGCCGCCGCGCCCCGCACCACGCCCACCAGCACCCTCGACGTGGTCAATGCCACCGGCACCCCCGGCATGGCGGCCAAGGTGCAGAAATCCCTGGGCGCCAAGGGATTCCCCACCGGCGATGTCAGCAATGCCACCTCCTCCGACGGCAGCTCGACCGTCGTCTACTACGGCACCGGCGCCGACGCGGATGCCCAGCAGCTGACCGATATGCTCGGCGGCGTCTCCGCCAGCCCGTCCTCGAATGTCACCGCGGGGCATATCAAACTGGTCCTGGGCACCGACTTCGAGCTTCCGGAAACCCTCGACCCGGCCGCGGCGACCACCGGCGGCACCACCACCACGACCACCTCCAAGGCGGCCGCCGCCGCGGCGGCCGCGACCACCACCGACGGCGCCCCCGACAACGGCAAGCCGGTCACCACGACCATCGGCTCGGATATCCCCTGCGTGAACTGA
- a CDS encoding nitroreductase/quinone reductase family protein, whose amino-acid sequence MAGKNSGTGTLTLSGRFNHYSSVYLGWSARTYSRVNSWIYTRSGGTKLASLQGKPVFQLIVKGRKSGEPRPVMLMLIRSGDDLLVSGSNGGHPGTPNWWLNLAAAPTARVQVGAENWPVDVRVVTDPAEYENHWQTLVAGYPDFATYRALSTRTFPIAVLSRATGD is encoded by the coding sequence ATGGCAGGCAAGAATTCGGGAACCGGCACCCTCACCCTGAGCGGGCGGTTCAATCACTACTCGAGCGTCTATCTGGGCTGGAGCGCACGCACCTATTCGCGCGTGAACAGCTGGATCTACACCCGATCCGGCGGTACCAAGCTCGCCTCGCTACAGGGCAAGCCGGTGTTCCAATTGATCGTCAAGGGTCGCAAATCCGGCGAACCACGCCCGGTCATGCTCATGCTGATCCGCTCCGGCGACGACCTGCTGGTGTCCGGTTCGAACGGCGGCCACCCCGGCACCCCGAACTGGTGGCTGAACCTGGCCGCCGCCCCCACCGCCCGGGTCCAGGTGGGCGCGGAGAACTGGCCAGTCGATGTGCGCGTGGTCACCGATCCGGCCGAGTACGAAAACCACTGGCAGACACTGGTCGCCGGATACCCCGACTTCGCCACCTACCGCGCCCTGAGCACCCGCACCTTCCCGATCGCGGTGCTCAGCCGCGCCACCGGAGACTGA